In Gopherus evgoodei ecotype Sinaloan lineage chromosome 10, rGopEvg1_v1.p, whole genome shotgun sequence, a single window of DNA contains:
- the ARPIN gene encoding arpin isoform X1 → MSRPPEERGLRARPVHSERLPGRWDPPALQGGNGVILEGELLDVSRHLILDINGRKERYYVLYIRPSRVHRRNFDAKGNEREPNFSDTRKVNTGFLMSSFKVEAKGDTDRLSPEELKGLVNKPELLSVTERHTPSQAVAFWLLETELEKMELELGTEIRLKTQGDSPFIFSLAKLHAGTVTKCNFVGDGQAGASWTDNILANRPPGGPAPEPRGRGDGAEEDEWDD, encoded by the exons ATGAGCCGCCCGCCTGAGGAGCGCGGCCTGCGCGCGCGGCCCGTGCACAGCGAGCGGCTGCCCGGGCGCTGGGACCCGCCCGCCCTGCAGGG TGGGAATGGCGTGATTCTGGAGGGAGAGCTTCTTGATGTCTCTCGGCACCTCATCTTGGATATTAACGGCAGGAAG gagcgATACTACGTACTGTACATCAGGCCCAGCCGGGTCCATCGCCGCAACTTTGATGCCAAGGGAAATGAGAGGGAGCCAAACTTCAGCGACACCAGGAAGGTGAACACCGGCTTCCTCATGTCCTCCTTCA AAGTGGAAGCCAAAGGCGATACAGACAGGCTGTCCCCCGAGGAGCTGAAGGGACTGGTGAATAAGCCGGAGTTGCTGAGTGTGACCGAgcgccacacccccagccaggctgTGGCCTTCTGGCTGCTGGAGACGGAGCTGGAGAagatggagctggagctgggaacagagaTCCGTCTGAAAACCCAGGGTGACAGCCCCTTCATAT tCTCTCTAGCCAAGCTGCATGCAGGGACAGTGACCAAGTGTAACTTTGTTGGCGACGGACAGGCTGGGGCTTCCTGGACAGACAACATCCTGGCTAACAGACCTCCAGGAGGGCCAGCCCCCGAGCCCAGGGGACGAGGGGACGGCGCAGAGGAGGATGAATGG
- the ARPIN gene encoding arpin isoform X2, with protein sequence MSSFKVEAKGDTDRLSPEELKGLVNKPELLSVTERHTPSQAVAFWLLETELEKMELELGTEIRLKTQGDSPFIFSLAKLHAGTVTKCNFVGDGQAGASWTDNILANRPPGGPAPEPRGRGDGAEEDEWDD encoded by the exons ATGTCCTCCTTCA AAGTGGAAGCCAAAGGCGATACAGACAGGCTGTCCCCCGAGGAGCTGAAGGGACTGGTGAATAAGCCGGAGTTGCTGAGTGTGACCGAgcgccacacccccagccaggctgTGGCCTTCTGGCTGCTGGAGACGGAGCTGGAGAagatggagctggagctgggaacagagaTCCGTCTGAAAACCCAGGGTGACAGCCCCTTCATAT tCTCTCTAGCCAAGCTGCATGCAGGGACAGTGACCAAGTGTAACTTTGTTGGCGACGGACAGGCTGGGGCTTCCTGGACAGACAACATCCTGGCTAACAGACCTCCAGGAGGGCCAGCCCCCGAGCCCAGGGGACGAGGGGACGGCGCAGAGGAGGATGAATGG